The Pyrus communis chromosome 14, drPyrComm1.1, whole genome shotgun sequence sequence TTTAGAAATTTGGTCTTGTAATGAATTATTGAATTGTTGTATAGCTTAACTAGTTCTCTGTTCAGAAATATGTGATTCTATCATTCTAGCAATTTAGACATTACCAATGTTAACTAACTAATGCATACACCATGATTTATACAGTTTCTTACTCAGTTTCTgatgttttccttttttatggTTACCTATATGTCATTTACTCACCAGGAATTGTATTCAATATAGCTATATATTTTCGTCTTGTTACCAATCCTATGATTCCAGACAAATTTAGAAGTTAATTTGACTAGAATTTTCCCTCCAATGGTGAAATTTTTTACAAGTATTTGTTCAGTTACCAGGTTTTTTAatgtaggttttgtaattttgttgaaCACAAATTGAATCAATTGACTTTTTATTTACAGGGTGATGACTGTTAGCTTTCATAAGTTTGGGGATTTGTTTTTCCCGGGAACAGGTGATGTTAAGGTAACCTTTCAAaccattttgtttaatttttatagtATTTTCCATGGTGAAAATTGTTAATCAATTAGAATGCATGAGTTAATTTGTTGCGGTGTTCCTTTCTCAGTTAACACGGGGAATTACTTACGTGATCAGCTGCAAGCACAAAATTGaaagatacacacacacaaggAACAAACATTTGTGCACACACAAAGGCATGTGAATATGTGAGATGCATAATAATAACTAGTTGACATGCTTGCTGCTTTGGACAATGTTTTTGTTTGGTCTTGCCTTCATTTATTTGACAATCTGGCATGAAATTTTTATGTTATAAAACCTGGAAATGTTGTATGTCCCTTTGCTAGTCTTCAGTAAGTTGAAATTGTAATGGTATTtattaatatcatttgttttgcAGGAAGTAGGAGAAAGAGAAGGCAAGTTTTATGCCATCAACGTCCCACTAAAAGATGGAATTGATGACGCTAGCTTCAGTAGACTTTTCAATACTGTAGGTTCAATTAAAAGCCAGATTCTTACCTTTGGTTTTGGCTTCATGTTGTTAAGTGTAAAACCTTACttgtaaatttaaattttgtagaTTATTTCTAAGGTTGTTGAGACATATCTACCAGGCGCGATAGTTCTCCAGTGTGGAGCGGATTCTCTTGCTGGAGACCGTTTGGGCTGCTTCAATCTCTCCATTGATGGTGCATATCTTATTGTAATTGAAGCACTTTTTTCTCCTCTTCTGTACTGTCTTTAAAGCACATCAtccttgttttttctttgattgATTATTAATGGTCTCAAGCTAGCTGGTGCTTTTGGTGGTTGCTTATATGTTATGGTAAAGTTTACTCTGTCATGACATTTGCTTCTTACAGGTCATGCTGAATGTGTTAAGTTTGTGAAGAAATTCAATATACCCTTACTGGTATGCTCTTTAACCGATTGAACCTTGGCCGCCTTTCATCAATGTCGTATATCTAGTGTACAGAGAATGTTTTCTGTCTGCAGGTTACAGGAGGTGGGGGATACACGAAAGAGAATGTTGCTCGGTGTTGGACTGTTGAAACTGGGGTTCTTCTTGATTCAGAACTTCCCAATGGTACTTTTATCAAATAACTCTTCATTTTAAACTGTGTGTAGTGGAAACAGGAACTTTATTAAAATGAGGTAATAAGGAGAAAAAAGTCCAGTCTAGGGAGGATAACCATGCTGATATGATCTTGGTTTGATAAAGGAATGCTGAAGATCTTATCATTCAATGTGTTTTATATAGACTTTGAAAAATATATCTTTTTCTTCCCTCCTTTTTGGGGGTTGCAGGAAGGAGGTATCGTAATTGACAATGATTATTTTATAGTTACATTCTTTAAGTTTGTAAAATTTCTAATGTTTCTGTTGATGTATTCATACACACCTGGGAAGGATACCAAATAACTTTTGAAAGCACTCTTATACCCGTAATACTGACAAAATCCTCACTCTGAGATTTAAGAAAACTTTTGATATCTAATTTGAAACTGTAATGATATCTTGAGATTCGTCTCCATGGAGAATTGCTGAGACTTGTTTACCCTCTTTCTTATCTTTTTTCATTTGCTTCCAAGAAGGTTTTTTTCAGAATGCATTCACGGTGCTTATCTTGATTTTGATAAGGATTGTGCTAGAATAAATCAATACATTTTATGATTCAGTGATAGTTTTTGTTGTGTCCATGTTTTATATTTCAGTTCTCTTATTTAAGATCATGTGTGATAATTTTAGTTGTGTTGGGTTGATATGCAGCTTTGTATGTGACTTGTCTTTTCTAACTGTCATGGCATTGGAGGGTTGAATGACCTATGCCATGCTGATTCCTGTGAGCATATCTTCTCGCTAACCAGCAGTGGCCTGCATGCATGATTGCTCGCAAGTAAATTCCTATAATTAGTAGTTTAATTGTTCGAGGtgtttgattaatatgttgcattAGTTTGGGTAATTAGCAATGGGCATGGCATGGAAGTTTCTCATATCTGCGTGCATTTCTATTTGTTGGTTAGCAATGACCTGCATGcacttttctttctctttatttttgctATCTTCTTGTTGGTCTCAGACTCGGGTtctgatttatttttttcctgGCTGCCATTGTTAGATTTTTAATTGTCTTGTGTAAGGTGCATACGTGGCTGCTATTGTTGCATCTGGAACCCCACTTATCATTTGAGCGTTCTTAAATCTTTTTAGTTCAGATTAATAGTTTGAGCGGTCACTTTTCTATGCATGTGGGAGTCCGTTCCAGCATGGTTTTACTCTGAATACGAATATCTTATTTGCAGAGATCCCAGATAACGAGTATATCAAGTATTTTTCTCCAGACTGCTCGTTGAGGATTCCAAGTGGGCATATAGTATGGCATTAATTAAAGTTCATATTTTGCCTTTACATTATTCAGAAAgttggaatatttttttttaatttttttttaaccaatttgATTGCCACAACTGATGTTGGTAGTCTGTAGtaggtggatattaaaatgcttcaAATTCGTCATTActagtttttcaattttcagtgaTTCTTCTAAAAAGCCTAaatctgtttctttcttttgggtAAGCAGGAGAACCTAAATAGTAAATCGTATCTTAGCACGATTAAAATACAAGTCTTGGAAAATCTGCGTTGCATCCAACATGCTCCTAGCGTACAGATGCAAGAGGTAAGCAATCGAGTAGCTGCCAATGCAGGTATCTAGCATTtaacacataaaataaatagGAATTCACCTTTTTTCTTGTTTAGATTAACAGTATAGCAACATAATATGTCAGACTTTTATACCATTCCTCTTACTTTACTGCGTGCAAATTATTAATCGTGACATCTTGATAGAATTATGCTCTTATATAATGTGGTTTGCTCGTTACAAGTACCATGAAGAACGAAATAAATCTAACATGCTTTCTAGAACATATAGGATTGTCCAGGCTTGAGTGACAGATCCACGAATCAGGGAAATCTGCTAAGTCTATTGATTTGTCATTGTTTTTACCATCTCTAGATTAGAAAATGGCCAGAATATCATACTGAGATTGCATTCATGATATAAGTTGTCATGCCCTGAGACGTGCTCTGCAGATTAGTAGGATACTCAAAGAAAAGTGATTCCAATGAGTTTCCCAGATGACCCAGATTGATCCAACACAACTGGTATGAGACTCGGTGTGCACTTTCACACCAAATAGGTCTCCATTAGGGCCGATAGTCAAATCTCTAACATCCTCTTCATAAATCAGACTTTTTTAGATGGCAGGCAGTGTCCCTGAGTCCGCATGATGGTATAGGCTGATTCTAATACCATTTATCACGATTCAACGATACATTTTCCGCATTGACATAATAGTTGAAATGGCTAGTAACTGATGAGACTTCTCGAAATGGTTTTTACGTACTTAGGTCGATCAATGCAATCGTTGTAGGACCGAACACATGCGCAGACACCCATATCCAAGTATATAGCATAAGTTGACTTGAATCAATGTGTTGCGTATGGCAGGTTCCACCTGATTTCTATATTCCCGACTTTGATGAAGATGAGCAGAACCCTGATGAACGTCTGGATCGTGAGTAAAATTCCTTGAATCCTTATGCACCAACATGGATGCACTGTACTCATTAGGACTAAAAATATGTTGATTTGTATTTGGCTAATGACACTTCttaattttatgaaatattCTCCCAGAGCACACTCAAGACAGGCACATTCAGCGCGACGACGAATATTACGAAGGAGACAACGATAACGATCACAACATGGAAGATATGTAAACTTAGCACAAATACCGTGTATTTTTTGGGTATATGCTATTCAGTATGGGAATATTTAACTAGGTACTAAATTATGTTAAGTTGATCAAGAAACAAGAAGGAATTTGCAAATGTGCCTGTTCATATTGGTCTTAGATTTAGTGCTGTAACTTGCGTATGTTGCAAATGGTTTTCTTACCAGCAGTAATTTTATTTGACTTTGAAgacaaaagtttgattattttaaTTGCCAATAATTAATAGGATTAATTACAatacttacatgtatttaatatTATCCGACTGTCGACAGGGTAATTgtattgaatatatatatatatatatatatatatatatatatatatatatatatatatatatatatatacacacatgatGCGGGAGGCAGACCTtgaagaaaacaatttgaagaCCACTATAATGCATTGGAATAATACGGCTATGTATTTTAACGACATAGGAACTTAGGGTTGAGCGAATATTAGGTTATCTATTCTCCTTTTCTCAATACCCTTGGTTCTGTCTtgcatcaatatatatatatatatatattttttttgataaaaaatatatgtaattatTTCAGTCAAATTCATaagtcatttgatttgtttctaATCGGAAGCATCCATTAGTCAGGGAATCCCGACATCCATCCAAATTGAAAGACTTGGACTCCTAACCATATTGCGAACCAAATAAATGCAAGCATTAATTAAGTTGTAATTTAAACTTTTGGGTGGTTGTGTTTTTGTGTGCAAGTACGTAAAAATAAGAAGTAATGATGGgagcctaaaattttaaactaaaatttcaaactaaatgatgcgtcatcaataagaaataagcatgttaatcaacgcTTAGGTAATATAGGCATCCATTGTATAATTAACATGCGCTAAcataaaaatcattttttaaaaacaaacgatcttatttacactaaaggggtGAGTGAGTGGGCTAAGTTTTATAAGGGGCTAACAATAAGGtaattcaaatttgcctttggtgagaactgaacctaagacctctcaattacaaataccactagactgtagtactaagtgccAACATAAAAATCATTTTGGGTGCAGAAGATTTGATCTCGTGCTAATGTAGTAGTTGTCCATAGTAGCATTAAAACGTAGATATGGATTCTTTAATATTTAAGAGAAAATCATCTTTTTAAaccatattttataaattacatGAAGCAACAATAAAGTAAGACTTTattattaaagaatttaaaaagatagtttctctagcattacattttttttttaagtagttGGGCCATTCAATTCTTAGGTGGTTGTAGTATTTAAATAGGTATTTACTTAAGCACTATATAGTGGTGAATGTATAAATGTTGTACCATAGTTTCTctcaatatattaaaaaaattatattcttaAATCATGTTTTGTAAAACACATGATATGACCGTTATAGTtgattttttcttaatttcctaATAAGGAATCCAATCACCATGTGATTAatggttgatttttttattcaaactaCTCAATTAGGGACTTAAAGGAATTTTTTGTGTTCCTAAAAGAATATTACTTCCAATGGGAGAGTCCTTATAATAGAATTCCTTAAATTTGAGGTTTTTTACGATTTtgtttgataatttgattagttgcaaattttttgtttatgttaacttcttttttttaattagattaaCATTACTTTgttgtaaaatatttttgtgaacattttgataaaaaaaaaattcaaattcaaattctgataccaattatttatttatctttttcacaaaaattgtaaCTAGAATAGCCATATTATTGGATTATGTCATGCCTACGACATGGCTCCATTATTGGATTATGTCATGATCATCTATTTTTGGTCCATATAAGATTTCAACTCTTTGCAACAATTGGATGAGATtttcttatctcaatctcatccgtCGGAttgttatttatctttttatcctCTCACTATAAAAATGATGTCTTTATCTCTCTCACATTCATCCTATTAAACTGTGAGGTGGTGGGAGTCCATAGAGAGTCTTGTTATCATTTCTATTTTGTAAAATACATGATGTGACGATTGATAATTGATTCTTTCTTAGTATTCAAATAAATCACCATGTGATTgatggttgattttttttgggtaaattacaaaaaattacctcaattattgatgtcacgacactttcataccttatattttaaaattgacaatgtcatacctcatctttagaatttggtccaatattataccttccgttacttgaCTGTTTACTTTttagttaaatgctgatgtggcttgattcggaccccactttctattaaaaaatcattaaaatattattaaaaactcaaaaaaaattatttaatattatttaaatattaaaataataataaaaaagttaaaaaaaaaaataaataaaaaaccctcatttcgtccctcccctccccctccccctccccctcccctcctctctcttctccccatcttcatcttcttcccccacctgcaaatccaaaaataaaaaataaaaaataaaaacccagatcccgtcgCCGGGAAGATGGGTGTGCAGAGAAGGTGGAGGacggttttcaatttttttttttcttcctcctcatttttcttcttcttcttcttcttcttcttcttcttcctccttctccttctccttctccttcttcttccgcagggggggttgatgggttttcaaatatttttctttttcttttttgggggtttgcaggtggggggaagaagatgaagatgtcgagaagagagaggaggggaggagcgggaggagggggaggggagggacgagCTGAGggttatttttttactttttattattattttaatatttaaaaatatattaaatattttttttttttagtttttaataatattttaatgatttttgaatAGAAAGTAGGCCCCGAATTaagtcacgtcagcatttaattgaaaagtaaatggccaagtaacggaaggtataacattggaccaaattctaaagatgaggtatgaaattgtcaattttaaaagatgaggtatggaAGTGtcgttgtgacagcccgtcccggacttttcgtaccgtaggagtgaaatgatggttttgcccctaatggataattgttgtttgtgtggttgttttgggttttttggttggttgcatcccagccacacatccatcatcatcctcatcccTCTCTCATATTCTCCCTATCTGTCATGAGCTCtatttctctctccctttcctatccTTTTGGTATGGACAACACCATAACCCTTGGGaaacttcacagatcgaggaaacaaattacactgttttgctcgtgaggtccttaggagttcaaccatacccatttcaggtaaggataccttcgttttcacgtcgaactcgggatcccccgatttggtcactatTCATGCatacgttaattcttgtgttttggggaatttcaagcttgtaggaagcttggtgaggtccttaggaggctcggggtggttcgtttgaaggttttggacgtcgggatcgtgagttgcaggtttggccggagttggtggtgttttatCAGCGAGATTtcgtgggttttagtgcttgaaagtggtatggatttgttcctcttgttgtaagcttcattttagtaccaattttgtgaaatttggttgaaaaacgaagaagatacgaagttttgaaaatttcccgATTTTCCAGCGTTGGAGTTTGGCCAGAGAAgatgacagaatattccgttagtttggacggaatattccaaaCGGCGTTAATGGAATCCGtcagagttaacggaatattcctgacggcgttaactgatgccgtcagtgtgccaggcatgtgcctatgcgtgggcggcgcgtgtggccgtgccttggccggcgcgtagGCGCGCGTGCGGCgttggaaattttttctaaaaatatggggatgttagtgaggttgagtagatcatgttggtgtattcatacaccccatttgagcattgtatgagaagttatttcgtatgGTTGGTTaggtgttttaaaattaacgtttttatagttgttgcgcatataggtgagacctatcctgaggacgagcgcggtcactcgaggcaagagggttacgacccttctacataccagtgagtgggcttttggttttccgtatatacctatatacttatgtttttcccataaaatgaaatgaaatgtttatacgtttatatgccatgcatattgTCTGCccgtttaattatgcattattagttgcatatatatatatatatatgtgtttggtgctgcggacgcacaggtaagtgctaggtgagttatggtttatgcttatgttcagtagtgatatgagatgcatagagagctcataacttgcacccccggtgttagtgctcccgcccagagttaggcacagtccttcatgtgatgttcacctcccgcaccacacgctcatcttggatccaagttaggtacacagtcctgtcgtacagaccactttaggtggttccgactcgtaggtgacccccgattattcgcccagtcttcacgtgatcgtaacacttgagcgtacttattatacacccagtcctgttgtacagaccactttaggtggttccgactcgtgtgcaggtatagttagtgagatggagatttgagctctagattcaaccgtacaagtcacgttaggtgactccggctgacagattacatggcattgttttagcgttacctgagcacttgcattttatttcgagaCATTTGGCatgcatatttctgagcatgacttatatatatgtatattctattttctgggaaatatacaggttttacggcgaggggttagaactttgtttatgaaatggtttttgaaaagctttgtttttgcccactcacgctttctgttttgcgtccctccaggttctagtttggctcGCGCTTCTGGTGGCTCCCCCGAGGATTTTTCCTGGCATatttgacagattatcaccagtgtagaaccacctttgggtgtgtttatgtagtgttgtttctcccggattgcattaggtcttccgtgctctgaactttgtttttcacacttacgcttgcacatgtatgttcttactttgtgtatagctgagtttttatttattcgtacttttattattatttttagcttccgcactgtgcacatggctacgtcacttccacgtgacagccagcatgccctgatctcggtcggggtgtgtcagtcgtgacaccaatagttgaggtagttttttgtactttaccttttttttatttattaaaacacATAATGTGATAGTTGATACTTAATTTTTTCCTAATAATAAAGAATCCAACTACCATGCAGTTgatagttgattttttttgttaatgattcaattaaaaattcaactAACCATCCATGtcatatctctactaattaataaaacactcattgtcaaccaaaactttatgaaattaccagtttaaccctttaattaaaacaaaacatgaataagaaatatggggcaaaaatgtaatttcacacaaccaaattttgctattttttttaaaacctcacctgcatgtaatcctaacatatatctaattattaaaaaaaattaaaaaaaaaattaaaaaccttcCAACTCCCACTTTTTCTATCACTCCCTTCCTctttccttctatttcaaaaataaaaataaaaaaatttctcacacactttgtgtgtgcccatatgctagtatataCTAAAAGTAGGGAGATGGAAGAACCTCACTCCAcccttcctctctctccctccctcctaaGATTTTAGGAACTTAAAAAGGAAATTTTTGTGTTTCTAAAAGAATATCAACTCTAATGGTATTTTGGGAATCCAACCACCACATTTTGACGACTCATTTAGGAACTTAAAAGGAAATTTTTGTGTTCCTAAAATAATATTCCCTCAAATGGGAAAGTCATTATAATAGAATCCCCAaatttgaggtttttacgattttatgtgataatttgattagttgcaattttttgtttatgttagcttttttgttttaaaattagaTTAACATTATGTTGTCGTGAAATATTTTTGTGaacatttcaataaaaaaaattcaaattttgatacTAAATCTCTTTCTTCACAAAAATAGTAACTAGAATGGCTACATTATTGAATTGTGACATGGCTACATTATTGGATTATGTCATGCCTAAGTCATGATCAGATATTTTTGCTCCAGATAAAATTTCAACCCCTTGCAACAATTGGATGAGATTTTCTTATCTCAATCTTATCCGTTGGATTGTTATCTATCTTTTTATCCTCTCATTATAAAAATGATGTCTCTATCTCTTTCACATTCATCCTATTTTTTGCATACATCCTTCAAACCCTCAAATTATCCTTCTCAATTACCAAACCATAATGGCACAACAAGGGTGTGATAACTCATCCCTTGACGATGATAATCAAGCTATGGTGACGACGACCATGCACGAGGAATGACAAAGAATTCAAGGGAAGAAAGTCACAAAGGCTAAACATGGTGCCACATCATCAAGCCAAAAATGCATTCCAAGAGATAGGGTAAGTGGTCATGAACTTCTTATGCGTCATTACTTTGCTAACCCTCCCATGTATCCAACTATTCATTTTCGAAGCATTGAAATATTAACACATGTAAAACTGTTGTACGTTAGTGGAAGGAACACTGTTGCCATTCAACTTTGGTTAGTGACATTCCCACAATCATCTTTGGTGCAGATGTTACCCATCCTCAACTTGGGAAGGACAGCAGTCCGGTAATTGCCGATGTAAGTTCACTCGTAAATTCATTGTGCTAGGGAGCATTTCAGAGCATTTTGACAAGAAACTGGCCGAAAACCAGAGAGAATTATCCTCTTCATGTAAGAATTGTTTTTGCTGTGGTCAAGAAAAATGACACAATGCTCTGCTAacatttgttaagaaaaatgaCACAACGCTCTGCTAACATTTGGCTTGTCAATCGATGCAGGAGGGATATATGCCACTAGTTGCTTTTTTTATGGTACAAACTGATAAGAGTGGCAATTTTCAACTATGTTACAAATTTTACATGCATTAAGATATAATGCATTTGATGCTTTTCCGTTTTGTGCATTGAGATATTGTAAATTTGatcttttttccattttttgctTTAACTATCATTACCTTGTCAGGCACTGTTGTTGACACCCAGATTTGTCATCCGAGGGAGTTCGGCTTTTATCTCAACGGTCATGCTAGCATTCAGGTATTATTTGTGTTGTTGATTTATACATgccagttttgtttttgtggtagTTTCCTTGTCCTCTTATGATGATGTATTCGTGTTCTTTTCATTGCTAAATATAAAACCTTAAGTTGTGGTTATAGTTCGAATTGCTATCTTCTGTTCGTGTGGGGAAATAACAGGTATGCACACTACCATGTCCTATATTGCGATTTTTCAGTTATAAAGGAACTATCCTTATTCTTATCATAAGGCCTTATTATATCATGATGGAGGCAGATTCTCAATTCAGACTAATAATGAGACCCTCTTAATATCTTCGAAGATATGTAGTTTGAGGGAACGCTCGATCACCAAATTATCTATATGAGGGAACAAGTTTGAAACCAGCAGGTTGGTTAGTCATATGAGCCCAAATGCTAACATAGATAGAATAACCCACAATGTATATTTAAAGCATGCAATAGGTTTCAACAAGGAGGCAATCTCTTTGGAGGGCTTCACCAAGTTGCTTACACAGGTCCAACAACATCTATTATCTACTATCCATGCGCAAGGCTGTCTAACAACATATGGATGCTATGAGCGAAGAAAGTGGTGGTCAACACTGATTTAGGCATATATGCCTCGACAAGTGAACAACGTTATGCACTTCAAGAATTGGCTTGTAGGTTTTTGTATGACTAAAAGGATATTTGTTATCATAGATATCTTAATATGTCAAAGATACTAGGCTCATACAACGAACTCATTGAAGAATAGACGGCCCAAGAAAGTGTACTAGAGACGCTGTTTGTGGCGGCTTTGAGAGATAGAATCCCCCTTTAGGGTACACTTTTCAAACTCATAAGAAAATAAGCATAGAATGGGATTGTAACTTTTGATTCGTCATTCAACAACTAGGTTTACAACTTTATACAATGATACAGTCAATAAGAACCTAAACTACAGCCTACAAACAAGGCTTGATTAGTAACTAAACAAGGAAGTAAATAACTACAATATCAATTTACaatattgattaattaatagaaATATCTTccttaacactccccctcaagttggagtgtatgTTAATGACACCCAACTTGCTAAGTAAGACTTCAAACTACAATGAACTCAACGGCTTGGTGAATATATCAGCTGGTTGATCACTTGTCCTTATGTATGCC is a genomic window containing:
- the LOC137715404 gene encoding histone deacetylase 9-like; its protein translation is MPSKDKIAYFYDGDVGSVYFGPNHPMKPHRLCMTHHLVLSYDLHKKMEIYRPHKAYPVELAQFHSADYVEFLHRITPDTQHLFSNEMARYNLGEDCPVFDNLFEFCQIYAGGTIDAARRLNNKLCDIAINWAGGLHHAKKCEASGFCYINDLVLGILELLKHHARVLYIDIDVHHGDGVEEAFYFTDRVMTVSFHKFGDLFFPGTGDVKEVGEREGKFYAINVPLKDGIDDASFSRLFNTIISKVVETYLPGAIVLQCGADSLAGDRLGCFNLSIDGHAECVKFVKKFNIPLLVTGGGGYTKENVARCWTVETGVLLDSELPNEIPDNEYIKYFSPDCSLRIPSGHIENLNSKSYLSTIKIQVLENLRCIQHAPSVQMQEVPPDFYIPDFDEDEQNPDERLDQHTQDRHIQRDDEYYEGDNDNDHNMEDM